Proteins from a single region of Halalkalicoccus subterraneus:
- a CDS encoding ABC transporter substrate-binding protein: MATGDRVRLFHLPFSFMLPQRVAHERGYFEEAGLAVELIERDRESVDVKYIPSESSLTEDHGIDLYPICKWESIKRTWEMGDGRIVAKGTFADLPYTVFVRPDSDVTGPKDLAGVPVAVNRRTGQEYTAMRALEEHMAPEDVILKGFGMPTERLRALRDGEVEAAILLDPQSTLAEHMGFREVLSFDNHMGIVGGEGIDSEVLDAFMAAYDRAAMEINANPEVFREDYLDMLEKDSRVAPGLFEDIDMGAVRADLSVPRYEVPEPADRAELDEHLEWMKERELVEESADIDRIVAN; encoded by the coding sequence ATGGCAACTGGTGACAGGGTACGGCTGTTCCACCTCCCGTTTTCGTTCATGCTGCCCCAGCGGGTGGCCCACGAGCGGGGGTACTTCGAGGAGGCGGGGCTAGCGGTAGAGCTGATCGAGCGCGACCGGGAGTCGGTCGACGTGAAATACATCCCGAGCGAGTCGAGCCTGACGGAGGATCACGGGATCGACCTCTACCCGATCTGCAAGTGGGAATCGATCAAACGCACCTGGGAGATGGGTGACGGACGGATCGTCGCGAAGGGCACGTTTGCCGACCTCCCCTACACCGTCTTCGTCCGGCCCGATTCCGACGTCACGGGGCCGAAGGACCTGGCGGGCGTCCCGGTTGCGGTCAACCGCCGAACCGGTCAGGAGTACACCGCGATGAGGGCCTTAGAGGAGCACATGGCACCCGAGGACGTGATCCTGAAGGGCTTCGGGATGCCGACCGAGCGCCTGCGCGCGCTCCGGGACGGCGAGGTCGAGGCCGCGATCCTACTCGACCCCCAGAGTACGCTTGCGGAACACATGGGTTTTCGGGAAGTCCTCTCGTTCGACAACCACATGGGGATCGTCGGCGGCGAGGGTATCGATAGCGAGGTCCTCGACGCCTTCATGGCCGCCTACGACCGGGCGGCCATGGAGATCAACGCGAACCCCGAGGTGTTCAGGGAAGACTACCTCGACATGCTCGAGAAGGACTCGCGGGTCGCACCGGGTCTCTTCGAGGACATCGACATGGGCGCGGTGCGCGCGGACCTCTCGGTGCCGCGCTACGAGGTGCCCGAACCTGCCGACCGGGCGGAGCTGGACGAACACTTGGAGTGGATGAAGGAGCGGGAACTGGTCGAGGAGAGCGCCGACATCGACCGGATCGTCGCCAATTAA